From Campylobacter concisus, a single genomic window includes:
- a CDS encoding DUF262 domain-containing protein — protein sequence MIKQRSVRNIIDEKINFNVPAYQRGYRWNELHVKDLLDDLLEFMQETNRGKFYCLQPLVVKKIGENRYNVIDGQQRLTTIFIILKYLENLLKEENGIDEIYTLSYETRKDSKDFLQNITSKTQDESNKNMDYFCMYQAYKAIENWFEEKIKEKKTTKRKMLEIFTNSEDEKHIEFIWYEVEDSEDEVKIFARLNSGKIPLTNAELIKALFLNVRNFPKGCSENEIITKQIEISKEWDEIEYTLQDDEFFKFLTKNDYPTRIELLFEILSGVKNTELDRYAIYRHFSDVAKEGDLSHIWTDIKKIFLTFKFWFKDTTNYHLVGFLVASNISDIKEIYSKAKDETKNDFNIFLKKKIKEKIKIEDIDELEYEKNRKDIENILLFFNIATILNNKSSNIRFSFSEFSTKRWSLEHIHAQNDKGLKDKKAQDAWLSSVEKYLDDSKTGDKQLTEMIGSFKEDNKRNDFYILQTEILNRFGDKELLDMHGIENLALLAAENNSSLCNGPFIEKREKIIEMDKNGEFIPICTKNVFLKYYTKKISDVYFWSKQDQEDYKDSIIKTLEKFLGEKNGK from the coding sequence ATGATAAAACAAAGATCGGTTAGGAATATAATAGATGAAAAAATAAATTTCAACGTGCCTGCATATCAAAGAGGCTATCGTTGGAATGAGCTACATGTTAAAGATCTGCTAGATGATTTGCTTGAATTTATGCAAGAAACAAATAGAGGTAAATTTTATTGTTTGCAACCGCTAGTAGTTAAGAAAATCGGTGAAAATCGATACAACGTCATAGACGGCCAGCAAAGGCTCACTACAATTTTTATCATTTTAAAATATTTAGAAAATCTTTTAAAAGAAGAAAACGGTATAGACGAAATTTATACACTCAGCTACGAAACGAGAAAAGATAGTAAAGATTTTTTACAAAATATTACTAGCAAAACGCAAGATGAGAGTAATAAAAATATGGACTATTTTTGTATGTATCAAGCTTATAAAGCGATAGAAAATTGGTTTGAAGAAAAAATAAAAGAAAAGAAAACCACTAAAAGAAAGATGCTTGAGATTTTTACAAATTCAGAGGACGAAAAGCACATCGAGTTTATATGGTACGAAGTTGAAGATAGTGAAGACGAAGTCAAGATATTCGCCAGGTTAAACAGCGGCAAAATTCCACTTACCAACGCAGAGCTTATCAAGGCATTATTTTTAAATGTTAGAAACTTCCCAAAAGGGTGTAGTGAAAATGAGATTATTACAAAACAAATAGAGATATCCAAAGAGTGGGACGAGATAGAATACACCCTGCAAGATGATGAATTTTTTAAATTTTTGACGAAAAACGACTATCCGACCAGGATAGAACTACTTTTTGAAATTTTATCTGGAGTAAAAAACACAGAGCTAGATAGATATGCGATATATAGGCATTTTTCAGATGTGGCAAAAGAAGGTGATTTATCTCATATATGGACCGATATAAAAAAGATATTTTTGACATTTAAATTTTGGTTTAAAGATACTACAAATTACCACTTAGTCGGCTTTTTAGTAGCATCTAATATATCAGATATCAAGGAGATATATAGCAAGGCAAAAGATGAAACAAAAAACGATTTTAATATTTTCTTAAAGAAAAAAATAAAAGAGAAAATTAAAATAGAAGACATAGATGAGTTGGAATACGAAAAAAATAGAAAGGATATAGAAAATATACTGCTATTTTTTAATATTGCTACGATTTTAAATAACAAAAGCTCTAATATTAGATTTTCTTTTAGTGAATTTAGCACTAAAAGATGGAGTTTAGAGCACATACATGCACAAAACGACAAAGGACTAAAAGATAAAAAGGCGCAGGATGCATGGCTTAGTAGTGTAGAAAAATATCTTGATGATAGCAAGACTGGTGACAAACAACTTACAGAAATGATTGGATCCTTTAAAGAAGATAATAAAAGGAATGATTTTTATATACTTCAAACAGAAATTCTAAACAGATTTGGCGACAAAGAGTTGTTGGATATGCACGGAATAGAAAATTTAGCCTTACTGGCAGCGGAGAATAACAGCTCTTTATGTAACGGGCCGTTTATCGAAAAACGCGAAAAGATAATTGAGATGGATAAAAACGGCGAATTTATACCAATATGTACTAAAAATGTATTTTTAAAGTATTACACCAAGAAGATATCTGATGTATATTTTTGGAGTAAGCAAGACCAAGAGGATTATAAAGACTCGATAATAAAAACATTAGAAAAATTTTTAGGAGAGAAAAATGGAAAATAA
- a CDS encoding DUF262 domain-containing protein, with protein sequence MENNISNLKNILIDRKLKISIPIIQRDYAQGRKDAVSIRNKFLDEIFNRLDNDENLFLDFVYGNIDDDKFIPIDGQQRLTTLFLLHLYFAKKEKKDCEYLRGFTYETRSSSREFCERLVDSNIDFNKEEISPDIKNSSWFMPFWENDPTVKSMLVMLDAIHDKFKNSIFYDRLENIKFSFLELKEFGLTDDLYIKMNARGKPLSEFENFKAEFEKELSQEIKSKLDNDWLDLFWGLKDSDKEDIDLSGVDKRYMAFFKGVASNFTILNIKDTKEAKDFDLDEFDTLDALEFFSSNKNSVNNVIKILDELREVSNYELIKNFTDTSKDVTYETRVKFFALSMFLINFGAQKLSGDFYKEYERITSNVARDFNIDSISNLKQTFEFINEICEKCKSENIFDLLVDFQNEQPGSFKVINFYRWQEKKKLELMQSDPRWIDAINKGEKHWYLGSNLTFLIDFAENDVEKFKEYYKKFDEIFKEDRENFLFQRALLTKGDYLPERGNSSYFTFCNFNNNSRNKDDNWRDVFYDKEKSKFLKNLLDDDRSLQDIIEEFDDKKNWRYYFIKYPEILKECSNFWILVDYYMIRVLTGVFTNSYHVEYYTFALFITLQRRFPNLPDEKLGYEWAKSYGENPHISIGGTNISFIKNDDGKYFWMINEERIGEAFDPNLPEQDPLQTITDKACEIAKSIDNGNI encoded by the coding sequence ATGGAAAATAATATAAGTAATTTAAAAAATATCCTAATTGACAGGAAGTTAAAAATTTCAATACCCATAATTCAAAGAGATTACGCGCAAGGTAGAAAAGATGCGGTCAGTATAAGAAATAAATTTTTAGATGAAATTTTTAATAGATTAGATAATGACGAAAATTTATTTTTGGATTTTGTTTATGGCAACATAGATGACGATAAATTTATACCAATCGATGGACAGCAGCGTCTCACTACTCTTTTTTTGCTGCACTTATACTTTGCAAAAAAAGAAAAAAAAGATTGTGAGTATTTAAGGGGTTTTACATACGAAACCAGAAGTAGCTCTAGAGAATTTTGTGAAAGATTGGTAGATTCGAATATCGATTTTAACAAAGAGGAAATATCTCCGGATATAAAAAATAGTAGTTGGTTTATGCCGTTTTGGGAGAATGATCCGACCGTAAAATCTATGCTTGTAATGCTAGACGCGATACATGATAAATTTAAAAATTCCATATTTTACGACAGACTAGAAAATATAAAATTTAGTTTTCTTGAGCTTAAAGAGTTTGGATTAACAGATGATCTGTATATAAAAATGAATGCTAGAGGAAAGCCGCTAAGTGAATTTGAAAATTTTAAAGCGGAATTTGAGAAAGAGCTATCTCAAGAGATAAAATCAAAGCTAGATAATGATTGGCTTGATTTGTTTTGGGGATTAAAGGATAGTGATAAAGAAGATATAGATTTGAGTGGCGTTGATAAACGATATATGGCATTTTTTAAAGGAGTAGCTTCAAATTTTACTATTCTTAATATAAAAGATACAAAAGAGGCAAAAGATTTTGATTTAGATGAGTTTGATACACTAGATGCATTAGAGTTTTTTAGCAGTAATAAAAATAGTGTAAACAATGTAATAAAAATTTTAGATGAGTTGCGTGAAGTTTCAAATTATGAGCTTATTAAAAATTTTACTGATACTAGCAAAGATGTTACCTATGAAACAAGGGTTAAGTTTTTTGCACTATCTATGTTTTTGATAAATTTTGGAGCCCAAAAGCTTAGCGGAGATTTTTATAAAGAGTATGAAAGGATAACTTCAAATGTAGCAAGAGATTTTAATATAGATAGCATTTCAAATCTAAAACAGACTTTTGAGTTTATAAATGAAATTTGTGAAAAATGCAAGAGTGAGAATATTTTTGATCTATTGGTTGATTTTCAGAACGAGCAGCCAGGAAGCTTTAAAGTAATCAATTTTTACAGGTGGCAAGAGAAAAAGAAATTAGAGCTTATGCAAAGTGATCCAAGATGGATTGATGCTATCAATAAAGGCGAAAAGCACTGGTATCTTGGCTCAAATTTAACGTTCCTTATTGATTTTGCAGAAAATGATGTAGAAAAATTTAAAGAGTATTATAAGAAATTTGATGAGATTTTTAAAGAGGATAGGGAAAACTTCTTGTTTCAAAGGGCGCTATTAACGAAGGGTGATTATTTGCCTGAGCGCGGTAATAGCAGCTACTTTACATTTTGTAATTTTAACAATAACTCTCGTAATAAAGACGACAACTGGCGAGATGTATTTTATGATAAAGAAAAAAGTAAATTTCTGAAAAATTTACTGGATGATGATAGAAGTTTGCAAGATATTATAGAGGAGTTTGACGATAAAAAAAATTGGAGATATTATTTTATAAAATATCCTGAAATTTTAAAAGAGTGCAGTAATTTTTGGATATTAGTAGATTATTACATGATTAGAGTTTTAACAGGAGTATTTACAAATAGTTATCACGTAGAGTATTACACTTTCGCTTTATTTATAACTCTACAAAGGCGATTCCCAAATTTACCCGATGAAAAATTAGGTTACGAATGGGCAAAGTCTTATGGTGAAAATCCACATATTTCTATAGGTGGTACAAATATTAGCTTTATCAAAAATGACGATGGAAAATATTTCTGGATGATAAACGAGGAACGAATAGGAGAGGCATTTGATCCAAATTTACCAGAGCAGGATCCACTGCAAACCATAACAGATAAAGCATGCGAAATCGCAAAAAGTATAGACAATGGCAATATCTAA
- a CDS encoding ATP-binding protein — protein sequence MLDQLFLKSNDLIRLNNHKFKRYFIDSKDLSHRLIVILGQRGIGKTTTLAQLASKNKNSLYLSLDDIEISNDITSIIREFVLNGGKYLYLDEIHKSKDISAILKFAYDNFKELNIVATGSSALEVLKSSHDLSRRAIVYKMSGMSFREYAGLRYDINLEAVELTNLLTNHQGIAIDIINTLKQKELAVIKLFREYLKVGYYPYYNDMPNDTTFYQTLRQSIEATIDSDLLSIYPNLNGNTTRKLKILTHAISTNIPYQPNYSSLKSLVDIRDDRTLKEYLAMLDGAGLIRLLMKNELAIKNMDKADKIYLENTNLMYINSPEIGNVRETFFANQLGNITEIYSGKAGDFMVGNKFTFEIGGAKKGFEQIKNMPNSFIAADDIEVGVGNKIPLWLFGFLY from the coding sequence ATGCTAGATCAACTTTTCTTAAAGAGCAATGACCTTATAAGGTTAAACAACCATAAATTTAAAAGATACTTTATAGACTCTAAAGATTTGTCTCATAGGCTTATCGTTATCCTTGGACAAAGAGGAATAGGTAAAACAACTACATTGGCTCAGCTGGCCAGTAAAAACAAAAATAGTCTTTACCTAAGCCTAGATGACATAGAGATATCAAACGATATAACCTCGATTATAAGAGAGTTTGTGCTAAACGGCGGTAAATATCTATATCTAGACGAGATTCATAAAAGTAAAGATATATCTGCCATATTAAAATTTGCCTATGATAACTTTAAAGAATTAAATATAGTAGCTACAGGCTCGTCTGCTCTTGAAGTATTAAAAAGCTCTCATGATCTAAGTAGAAGAGCGATCGTTTATAAGATGAGCGGAATGAGCTTTAGGGAGTATGCAGGGCTAAGATACGACATAAATTTAGAAGCAGTTGAGCTTACAAATTTACTTACAAATCATCAGGGGATAGCTATTGACATCATTAACACCTTAAAACAAAAAGAGCTAGCAGTTATTAAGCTTTTTAGAGAGTATCTAAAGGTGGGTTACTACCCGTACTATAACGATATGCCAAATGATACCACCTTTTATCAGACTCTAAGGCAAAGCATAGAAGCTACAATAGATAGTGATCTTTTAAGTATATATCCAAATTTAAACGGCAATACAACAAGAAAGCTAAAGATATTAACTCATGCTATAAGCACGAACATCCCATATCAGCCAAACTATTCAAGCCTAAAATCGCTTGTTGATATAAGGGATGATAGGACGCTAAAAGAGTATCTTGCTATGCTTGATGGTGCTGGACTTATAAGACTTTTAATGAAAAATGAGCTAGCTATAAAAAATATGGATAAGGCAGACAAAATTTACCTTGAAAATACAAATTTAATGTATATAAACAGTCCAGAAATAGGAAATGTAAGAGAAACATTCTTTGCCAATCAGCTTGGAAATATTACTGAAATTTACTCGGGTAAGGCCGGTGACTTTATGGTTGGTAATAAATTTACCTTTGAAATAGGTGGAGCTAAAAAAGGTTTTGAGCAGATTAAGAATATGCCAAATTCATTTATAGCGGCAGATGATATTGAAGTAGGGGTTGGAAATAAAATTCCGCTTTGGCTGTTTGGGTTTTTGTATTGA
- a CDS encoding ATP-binding protein: protein MYIKRAISDEIKEYMKSFPVFLISGARQVGKSTLALNLDIPNYVTLDDINIYESARNDPKGFIEHCNKPIVIDEIQRVPILLVAIKEFVDKKRTNGQFILTGSANLKGFKDISDSLAGRIGIVELYPLSQKELSHSDENLIDILSGDIDHLSLKKYDNEGLSEKIINGGYPEITKISSEKSKYLWFSSYIRTYIESDAKEIGNIRNMDKFITMYRLCMLRSGNIFNKNELCLESGLDNKTFDSYFSVLEHTYQIQKLQPYFNNALKRLIKTPKIFATDTGVLAHLLQISSAQELANSPYKGAIYETFVFDELLKANTSSKKRANIYYYRTSDQKEIDFILEISGKLIAIEVKSSKTISKDDFKHIYHLKENLQSKFDKGIVFYTGDTAVKLDDDMFALPFGFME from the coding sequence ATGTATATCAAACGAGCCATAAGCGATGAAATAAAAGAGTATATGAAAAGCTTCCCAGTGTTTTTGATAAGCGGGGCTAGACAAGTCGGTAAATCAACACTTGCCTTAAATTTAGATATACCAAATTACGTAACGCTTGACGACATAAACATATATGAATCCGCAAGAAACGATCCTAAAGGTTTTATAGAGCACTGCAATAAGCCTATCGTGATAGATGAGATACAAAGAGTGCCTATACTACTTGTTGCCATTAAGGAATTTGTAGATAAAAAAAGAACAAACGGTCAGTTTATATTAACCGGTTCTGCAAATTTAAAGGGCTTTAAAGATATTTCAGACTCGCTTGCCGGTAGGATAGGTATAGTAGAGCTTTACCCGCTTTCTCAAAAAGAGTTAAGCCATAGTGATGAAAATTTGATAGATATTTTAAGTGGCGATATAGACCATCTTTCGCTAAAGAAGTATGATAATGAGGGCTTATCTGAAAAGATTATAAATGGTGGTTATCCAGAGATCACAAAGATAAGCTCTGAAAAATCAAAATATCTCTGGTTTAGCTCATACATAAGAACATATATAGAATCAGACGCCAAAGAGATAGGCAACATCAGAAATATGGATAAATTTATCACTATGTATCGCCTATGTATGCTAAGAAGTGGCAACATCTTTAACAAAAACGAGCTATGTCTAGAGTCCGGGCTTGACAATAAGACATTTGATAGCTATTTTAGCGTGCTTGAGCATACATACCAGATCCAAAAGCTACAGCCCTATTTTAATAACGCTCTAAAAAGGCTCATAAAAACACCTAAAATTTTTGCCACTGACACCGGAGTGCTGGCACACTTACTTCAAATTTCATCAGCACAAGAGCTTGCAAATTCCCCATATAAAGGTGCTATATATGAGACGTTTGTATTTGATGAACTACTAAAGGCAAATACAAGTAGCAAAAAAAGAGCAAACATATACTACTATAGAACTAGCGACCAAAAAGAGATAGACTTTATCCTTGAGATATCAGGCAAGCTCATAGCCATAGAGGTCAAATCCTCAAAAACTATCAGCAAAGATGACTTCAAGCATATCTACCACTTAAAAGAGAATTTGCAAAGTAAATTTGATAAGGGCATAGTCTTTTACACTGGTGATACGGCCGTAAAGCTAGATGATGATATGTTTGCATTGCCATTTGGTTTTATGGAGTGA
- a CDS encoding DUF2779 domain-containing protein, with amino-acid sequence MAISKSLYIRGLQCEKSLWLKKKKPEVLQAPDDGAQAVFDTGTSVGELACELFSGGERIEYTGDFSSQIAKTKELIESGVKVIYEATFCFDGILVMVDILCVGDYGLVINEVKSSTSVKEVYIDDSAIQYYVISSLGYKVSAVNIIHIDNSYVRGEKLELEKFFHIEDVTEQVKQKQADIPQILSKFDEILSKNIEPDIDIGPHCSNPYACDAWEYCWHEQRSIPEYSVFDISRLRSDKKFELYKSGIVKFEDIKELDKFNASQQIQIRSELSKEQVIDKGAIKEFLDTLSYPLYHLDFETFQQAVPKFIGLRPYEQIPFQFSIHKDDGNGNLEHFEFLAEVGADPRYELALNLIKFIPQDTCVLAYNMSFEKGVIRRLAEIYPQISNELMAIHDNIKDLMAPFASKSYYHPKMQGSYSIKYVLPALVPEFESAYKDLNLIHHGGEAMQAYAAMASMNETQCDAYKKALLEYCKLDTLAMVKVLEKLCEVAK; translated from the coding sequence ATGGCAATATCTAAATCCCTCTACATTCGTGGTCTTCAGTGTGAAAAGAGCTTGTGGCTAAAAAAGAAAAAACCCGAAGTCTTGCAAGCTCCGGATGACGGCGCGCAAGCGGTATTTGACACCGGTACATCGGTAGGCGAGCTGGCCTGCGAGCTATTTAGCGGCGGCGAGAGGATAGAGTATACCGGCGATTTTAGCTCGCAAATAGCAAAAACAAAAGAGCTTATCGAGAGCGGCGTAAAAGTCATATACGAGGCCACCTTTTGCTTTGATGGCATCCTTGTGATGGTTGATATCCTTTGCGTTGGCGATTATGGGCTCGTCATCAACGAAGTAAAAAGCAGTACCTCCGTCAAAGAAGTCTACATCGACGACTCAGCCATCCAGTACTACGTCATTAGCTCGCTTGGCTACAAGGTGAGCGCTGTAAATATCATCCACATAGATAACAGCTACGTAAGAGGCGAGAAGCTCGAGCTTGAGAAGTTTTTCCATATCGAAGATGTAACCGAGCAAGTAAAGCAAAAACAAGCGGACATCCCTCAAATTTTAAGTAAATTTGATGAAATTCTCAGCAAAAATATTGAACCGGACATTGACATCGGCCCTCATTGCTCAAACCCTTACGCTTGCGACGCCTGGGAGTACTGTTGGCACGAGCAGCGAAGCATACCGGAGTATAGCGTCTTTGACATATCTCGTCTAAGAAGCGATAAGAAATTTGAGCTTTATAAAAGTGGCATAGTTAAATTTGAAGACATAAAAGAGCTAGATAAATTTAACGCCTCTCAGCAGATACAAATTCGCTCCGAGCTATCCAAGGAGCAAGTCATAGACAAAGGCGCCATTAAAGAATTTCTAGATACGCTTAGCTATCCGCTATATCACCTTGACTTTGAGACATTTCAGCAGGCGGTACCCAAGTTTATAGGGCTTAGACCATACGAACAGATACCTTTTCAGTTTTCTATCCATAAAGATGACGGCAATGGAAATTTAGAGCATTTTGAGTTTTTGGCCGAGGTCGGAGCCGATCCCAGATACGAGCTGGCGCTAAATTTGATCAAATTTATCCCGCAGGATACCTGTGTGCTGGCTTATAATATGAGTTTTGAAAAAGGAGTGATAAGACGCCTGGCCGAAATTTATCCGCAAATCTCAAACGAGCTTATGGCTATTCATGACAATATAAAAGACCTCATGGCGCCGTTTGCTAGCAAAAGCTACTACCACCCAAAAATGCAAGGTAGCTACTCGATAAAGTACGTCTTGCCGGCGCTCGTGCCTGAATTTGAATCGGCATACAAGGATCTAAATTTGATCCATCACGGAGGCGAAGCTATGCAGGCATATGCTGCTATGGCCAGTATGAACGAAACGCAGTGCGATGCCTATAAAAAGGCGCTTTTGGAATACTGCAAGCTAGATACCCTAGCTATGGTTAAAGTTTTAGAAAAATTGTGTGAAGTGGCAAAATAG